The Streptomyces cynarae genome contains a region encoding:
- the yaaA gene encoding peroxide stress protein YaaA: MLVLLPPSEGKAPSGRGASLKLESLSLPGLTAAREAVLGELVELCAGDVEKASQVLGLSEGLRGEVAKNAGLLTAGARPAGEIYTGVLYDALDLASLDTAAKRRAARSLLVFSGLWGAVRVTDRIPSYRCSMGVKLPGLGALGAYWRTPMASVLPEAAGGGLVLDLRSSAYAAAWKPKGEVAGRTATVRVLHSQVVDGVEKRSVVSHFNKATKGRIVRALLTAGVAPKDPAELVEVLRDLGYVVEAEAPGRAGKPWSLDVVVTEIH; encoded by the coding sequence CGCCCTCCGAAGGCAAGGCGCCCTCCGGACGCGGTGCCTCGCTGAAGCTGGAGTCGTTGTCCCTGCCGGGGCTGACCGCCGCGCGGGAGGCCGTGCTCGGGGAACTCGTGGAGCTGTGTGCGGGGGACGTGGAGAAGGCGAGCCAGGTGCTCGGGCTCAGTGAGGGGCTGCGCGGGGAGGTCGCGAAGAACGCCGGGCTGCTGACGGCGGGGGCGCGGCCCGCCGGGGAGATCTACACCGGCGTGCTGTACGACGCCTTGGACCTGGCCTCCCTGGACACTGCCGCCAAGCGGCGTGCGGCCAGGTCGCTGCTCGTCTTCTCCGGGCTGTGGGGCGCCGTCCGCGTCACGGACCGCATCCCCTCCTACCGCTGCTCGATGGGCGTGAAACTGCCCGGGCTCGGGGCGCTCGGCGCGTACTGGCGGACGCCGATGGCCTCCGTCCTGCCCGAGGCGGCCGGCGGCGGTCTGGTGCTCGACCTGCGGTCCTCCGCCTACGCGGCCGCATGGAAGCCGAAGGGCGAGGTGGCCGGACGTACGGCGACCGTGCGGGTGCTGCACTCCCAGGTCGTGGACGGGGTGGAGAAGCGGTCGGTCGTCAGCCACTTCAACAAGGCGACCAAGGGGCGGATCGTCCGCGCCCTGCTGACTGCCGGGGTCGCGCCCAAGGATCCGGCGGAGCTGGTCGAGGTGCTGCGGGACCTGGGGTACGTGGTGGAGGCCGAGGCGCCGGGCCGGGCGGG